The following are encoded in a window of Ferribacterium limneticum genomic DNA:
- a CDS encoding D-amino acid aminotransferase, with translation MTPYVADPVYLNGQFKPLAEAGISPLDRGFLYGDGVYEVIPVYSRRVFRVDEHLKRLQATLDGIKLANPLTADGWKAVVLKLIETAPWDDQSIYLQVTRGADDKRDHAFPPASVPPTAFAFSSPLVTTPAEVRAKGVAAITVPDLRWSRCDLKVISLLANVLARQQAVEQGCAEALLIRDGFMKEGAASNIFIVKDGVLCAPPKTQLMLPGITYDVILELAEFHGQPVKIAEIEETELRAADEVWMTSSTKEILAITTLDGQPIGTGQPGPLGKQMWQWYQDFKNTVMRKG, from the coding sequence ATGACGCCCTACGTCGCCGATCCCGTTTACCTGAACGGCCAGTTCAAGCCGCTGGCCGAGGCGGGCATTTCGCCGCTCGACCGCGGCTTTCTCTACGGCGACGGCGTCTATGAAGTAATCCCGGTCTATTCGCGCCGGGTGTTCCGTGTCGATGAACATCTGAAACGTCTGCAGGCGACGCTGGACGGCATCAAGCTGGCCAATCCGCTGACGGCTGACGGCTGGAAGGCCGTTGTTCTCAAGCTGATCGAAACCGCGCCCTGGGACGACCAGTCGATCTACCTGCAAGTCACGCGTGGCGCCGACGACAAGCGTGACCACGCCTTTCCACCGGCCAGCGTGCCGCCGACCGCTTTCGCCTTTTCTTCACCGCTGGTGACGACGCCAGCGGAAGTGCGGGCCAAGGGCGTCGCGGCGATCACCGTACCCGACCTGCGCTGGTCGCGCTGCGACTTGAAAGTCATCTCCCTGCTCGCCAACGTACTGGCCCGCCAGCAGGCTGTCGAGCAAGGCTGCGCCGAAGCGCTGCTGATTCGCGACGGCTTCATGAAGGAAGGCGCGGCGTCAAACATCTTCATCGTCAAGGACGGCGTGCTGTGCGCGCCACCCAAGACGCAGCTCATGCTGCCGGGCATTACCTACGACGTCATCCTCGAATTGGCCGAGTTCCACGGTCAACCGGTAAAAATCGCCGAAATTGAAGAAACTGAACTTCGTGCCGCCGACGAGGTCTGGATGACCTCATCGACAAAAGAAATCCTGGCGATCACCACACTCGACGGCCAACCAATCGGCACCGGCCAGCCCGGCCCGCTCGGCAAGCAGATGTGGCAGTGGTACCAGGACTTCAAGAACACCGTAATGCGCAAAGGCTGA
- a CDS encoding D-alanyl-D-alanine carboxypeptidase family protein, which produces MSLFRKTTLLALSLAFAAQAMAQQLPVPPSLAAKSWLLLELGSNQVLTAEKSDERLEPASLTKLMTAYLTFAALHKKTLALEQPLPVSEKAWRTGGSKMFIRVDTQVPVEDLIKGMIVQSGNDACVTLAEGIAGSEENFAQMMNREAQRLGMNASSFRNSTGLPDPEHYTTARDLSLLASALIRDFPEEYKKYYSMKEYTYNGITQPNRNRLLYIDPTVDGVKTGHTEAAGYCLISSALRDKRRLLSVVLGTVSDSARASESQKLLNWGYISYDSVTLYAKDQAVATLRAWKGAQSEVKAGFANDLSIAVPKGYAEKVKSDFVAEPRLIAPIAVGQKLGVLKVSIDGKVYGEYPVVALENVPLGNIFIRILDTIRLWFN; this is translated from the coding sequence ATGTCGCTGTTCCGCAAGACCACCCTTCTCGCCCTAAGTTTAGCTTTCGCCGCCCAGGCGATGGCCCAGCAATTGCCCGTCCCCCCGTCTCTGGCCGCCAAATCCTGGCTGCTGCTGGAACTGGGCTCAAATCAGGTGTTGACCGCAGAAAAATCCGACGAGCGCCTGGAACCGGCTTCGCTGACCAAGCTCATGACGGCTTACCTGACTTTCGCCGCCCTGCACAAGAAAACGCTGGCACTAGAGCAGCCGCTGCCGGTCTCCGAAAAAGCCTGGCGCACCGGCGGTTCGAAGATGTTCATTCGCGTCGATACGCAGGTGCCGGTCGAAGACCTGATCAAGGGCATGATCGTCCAGTCCGGCAACGACGCCTGCGTCACGCTGGCCGAAGGCATCGCCGGCAGCGAGGAAAACTTTGCGCAGATGATGAACCGCGAGGCGCAACGTCTGGGCATGAATGCATCGAGCTTCCGCAACTCGACCGGCCTGCCCGACCCGGAGCACTACACCACGGCACGCGACCTTTCGTTGCTGGCCAGCGCCCTGATCCGCGACTTCCCCGAGGAGTACAAGAAGTATTACTCGATGAAGGAATACACCTATAACGGCATCACCCAGCCCAACCGCAACCGCCTGCTCTACATCGACCCCACCGTCGATGGCGTCAAGACTGGCCACACCGAAGCCGCCGGCTACTGCCTGATTTCCTCCGCCCTGCGCGACAAGCGCCGTCTGCTTTCCGTCGTCCTCGGCACCGTTTCGGACAGCGCACGGGCCAGCGAATCGCAGAAACTACTCAACTGGGGCTACATTTCCTACGATTCCGTGACGCTCTACGCCAAGGATCAGGCGGTTGCCACGCTGCGTGCCTGGAAGGGCGCCCAGAGCGAGGTCAAGGCCGGCTTTGCCAACGACCTGTCGATTGCCGTGCCCAAGGGTTACGCCGAGAAGGTCAAGAGCGATTTCGTCGCCGAGCCACGCCTGATCGCACCGATCGCGGTTGGCCAGAAACTTGGCGTGCTAAAAGTTAGCATCGACGGCAAGGTTTATGGCGAATATCCGGTCGTTGCCCTTGAAAATGTGCCACTTGGCAACATCTTCATTCGTATCCTCGACACCATTCGACTCTGGTTCAACTAA
- a CDS encoding LysR family transcriptional regulator: MTPINYKHLHYFWVVAQEGSITRAAERLGVAVQTISGQLSLLERQLGKALFNSQGRGLVLSEAGRVAQGYADQIFQLGEALAEAVEGVGSESTLRLRAGISDGIPKLLAYRLLSTVTSMPADVRLICDEGEFETLLADLALHRLDVVLTDRAAPVSANLKVFSTPLGEFATGLFATQELAEQYRQDFPKSLDGAPLLLPTRHNALRGRIDRWLENSNIHPKIVGEFEDSALLTTFGRGGLGIFPAPLALAEQVASQLQAVPLGAMNGVSEHIYAISNERRIRHPAVEALCAAAPQVVIEPRV, translated from the coding sequence ATGACCCCAATCAACTACAAACACCTGCATTACTTCTGGGTCGTCGCCCAGGAAGGCAGCATTACCCGGGCAGCTGAACGCCTGGGCGTTGCCGTTCAGACCATCAGCGGCCAGCTTTCGTTGCTTGAACGGCAACTCGGCAAGGCCTTGTTTAACAGCCAGGGTCGTGGCTTGGTACTGAGCGAGGCCGGGCGCGTGGCACAAGGTTACGCCGACCAGATCTTTCAGCTCGGCGAGGCGCTGGCCGAGGCTGTCGAAGGCGTTGGCAGCGAGTCCACACTTCGTCTGCGCGCCGGAATTTCCGATGGAATCCCCAAACTTCTGGCTTACCGCCTGCTATCCACCGTGACCAGCATGCCGGCCGATGTCCGCCTGATTTGCGACGAAGGCGAATTCGAAACCCTGCTCGCTGACCTCGCCCTGCACCGCCTCGATGTCGTGCTGACCGACCGGGCCGCTCCGGTCAGCGCCAATCTCAAGGTATTCAGCACGCCGCTCGGCGAATTCGCCACCGGACTGTTCGCGACGCAGGAGCTGGCCGAGCAGTACCGCCAGGATTTCCCGAAAAGTCTGGACGGCGCGCCGCTGCTCCTGCCCACCCGCCACAATGCGCTGCGGGGCCGCATCGACCGTTGGCTGGAGAACTCGAACATTCACCCGAAAATCGTTGGCGAATTCGAGGATAGTGCCTTGCTGACGACCTTCGGGCGCGGCGGGCTGGGCATTTTCCCTGCCCCGCTGGCGCTCGCCGAGCAGGTCGCCAGCCAGTTGCAAGCCGTGCCGCTCGGTGCCATGAACGGGGTCAGCGAACACATCTACGCCATCTCCAACGAGCGGCGCATCCGCCACCCGGCCGTCGAGGCGCTTTGCGCCGCGGCGCCGCAAGTCGTGATTGAGCCAAGGGTATAA
- the htpX gene encoding protease HtpX, giving the protein MKRIVLFLATNLAVMLVLSVATSVLGVNKYLTANGLNVGMLFVFAAVIGFGGAFISLLMSKTMAKWSTGARVIEAPSSSTEMWLVDTVAKLAKRANLPMPEVAIYDGEPNAFATGATKNNSLVAVSTGLLQGMTRDEAEAVLAHEVAHIANGDMVTLTLIQGVVNTFVVFLSRIVGYLVDGFLRRGDSENTGPGIGYMVTSMICEVVFGLLASIIVAWFSRQREFRADAGASGLMGSPVPMQNALRRLGNLHTEPLPQNMAASGIAGGSSWMALFSTHPPLEERIAALGGR; this is encoded by the coding sequence ATGAAACGCATTGTCCTTTTTCTCGCCACTAACCTTGCCGTCATGCTGGTTCTCAGCGTGGCGACCAGCGTGCTGGGCGTCAATAAATACCTGACGGCCAACGGTCTCAATGTCGGCATGCTGTTTGTCTTCGCCGCCGTGATCGGCTTCGGTGGAGCCTTCATTTCGCTGCTCATGTCGAAGACCATGGCCAAGTGGAGCACTGGCGCCCGGGTCATCGAAGCGCCGAGTTCGTCGACGGAGATGTGGCTGGTCGACACCGTCGCCAAGCTGGCCAAGCGGGCCAACCTGCCGATGCCGGAAGTCGCCATCTACGACGGTGAGCCGAATGCCTTCGCCACAGGCGCCACCAAGAACAACTCGCTGGTCGCCGTATCGACCGGCTTGTTGCAGGGCATGACGCGTGACGAGGCGGAAGCCGTCCTGGCTCACGAAGTCGCCCACATCGCCAACGGCGACATGGTGACACTGACCTTGATCCAGGGCGTGGTGAATACCTTCGTCGTCTTCCTGTCGCGCATCGTCGGCTACCTGGTCGATGGCTTCCTGCGCCGCGGCGACAGCGAAAACACCGGCCCGGGCATCGGCTACATGGTGACCAGCATGATCTGCGAAGTTGTCTTCGGCCTGCTCGCCAGCATCATCGTCGCCTGGTTCTCGCGTCAGCGCGAATTCCGCGCCGATGCCGGTGCATCGGGCCTGATGGGCTCGCCGGTGCCGATGCAAAACGCGCTGCGTCGCCTGGGCAACCTGCACACCGAGCCGCTGCCGCAGAACATGGCTGCCTCGGGCATCGCTGGCGGTAGCAGCTGGATGGCGTTGTTCTCGACGCATCCGCCGCTTGAAGAACGCATTGCTGCCTTGGGAGGCCGTTGA
- a CDS encoding TolC family protein, with the protein MMQCTKILAFALGMGATLAVAQPEFDLPKLEALALSSSRAVLSARDQITAARYAVDSAGAFPNPELEYLGGTSRSRGVGGNTGDARSVTLTQPLDMPWRRAARIGAAEAGLESTTAAVRAFEADTLARLRLRYFEVLRRDVELSNTREDLAAMESVRSRIALRVETGEAPRFELIKADAELLNVQKIAQAAGFRGEQARSQLRQSVGGALPNDFTLSGRLRDVPELPPLDGLRKQLAETSPDLARARSEMVRAQHLLDLERRQRWPNVALKAGMEEDPDTRANKLGVVVSIPLWDRRSGPVGEASAQLSRARHELAAQEFSLAQQLEIAFQQYEIAQAQVVALESGILMQAEAAVKVAEAAYRFGERGFLEVLDAQRVFRAARAELITARYELASAWVEIERLRAIPGGKE; encoded by the coding sequence ATGATGCAATGCACAAAAATACTCGCTTTCGCTTTGGGCATGGGCGCGACGCTGGCCGTCGCGCAGCCCGAATTCGATCTGCCGAAACTGGAGGCGCTGGCCTTGTCGTCGAGTCGCGCCGTGCTGTCGGCGCGCGACCAGATTACAGCGGCGCGCTATGCGGTTGATAGCGCCGGCGCCTTTCCCAATCCCGAACTGGAATATCTCGGAGGGACGTCGCGCAGCCGCGGCGTCGGCGGCAATACCGGCGACGCACGTAGCGTTACGCTGACTCAGCCGCTCGATATGCCGTGGCGGCGGGCGGCGCGGATTGGTGCGGCGGAGGCCGGTCTGGAGTCGACGACGGCAGCGGTCAGGGCCTTTGAGGCAGATACGCTGGCCCGCCTGCGCCTGCGTTATTTTGAGGTCTTGCGGCGCGATGTTGAGCTGAGCAATACGCGTGAAGATCTGGCGGCCATGGAGAGTGTGCGCTCGCGTATCGCGTTGCGTGTCGAAACCGGCGAGGCTCCGCGCTTCGAGTTGATCAAGGCTGACGCCGAGTTGCTGAACGTTCAGAAAATCGCCCAGGCGGCCGGTTTTCGCGGTGAGCAGGCGCGTTCGCAATTGCGCCAGAGTGTAGGCGGAGCCTTGCCCAACGACTTTACGCTGAGCGGCCGCTTGCGGGACGTTCCGGAACTGCCCCCGCTGGATGGCTTGCGCAAACAATTGGCCGAAACCAGCCCGGATTTGGCGCGTGCGCGCTCCGAAATGGTGCGTGCCCAGCATCTGCTTGATCTCGAACGTCGCCAACGCTGGCCCAATGTGGCCCTGAAAGCGGGTATGGAAGAGGATCCCGATACGCGCGCCAACAAGCTCGGTGTTGTCGTGTCTATTCCTTTGTGGGACCGCCGTAGCGGCCCGGTGGGCGAAGCCTCGGCGCAGTTGTCGCGGGCCCGCCATGAGTTGGCAGCACAGGAGTTTTCCCTGGCCCAGCAGCTTGAAATAGCCTTCCAGCAATATGAAATTGCCCAGGCTCAGGTCGTCGCGCTGGAGTCCGGCATTCTCATGCAGGCCGAAGCGGCGGTGAAGGTGGCGGAGGCCGCCTATCGTTTTGGCGAACGTGGCTTTCTCGAAGTGCTCGATGCGCAGCGGGTTTTCCGCGCCGCGCGCGCCGAGCTGATTACGGCTCGCTATGAACTGGCTTCGGCCTGGGTAGAAATTGAA